The following proteins are co-located in the Dromaius novaehollandiae isolate bDroNov1 chromosome 10, bDroNov1.hap1, whole genome shotgun sequence genome:
- the LOC112992639 gene encoding protein PML-like isoform X1 — translation MWLLTAGGSGWVSCSARALRGHCSSSRGEDRSSTAPAPRGAAGALQPLREQGQLFFPATPASAWPCHRATAPPLLQASLSALAARDLARPRLPEQLRLQVPQRSTAPGGREPLDLPGGWGTPLSSTHPPPSRAPRHTTSLQDASAETAVAPPRCRRWGGRGELGPPSPQSQAAALLGSGQPSPPPYPHTHQRLSALRTPSKALASATKRAEGGGTIRPAPRRLSRPPGRSSPGHRRLPRLPGRLQSFLPSAPPPPPPPPPPSRRAEETKARAASARVTSGAGPATRSRMPATPEASLPAPAAAGAPGPPPPAGRDGHGAAAPMETNHQAGPSVRPPPSCPQVLEDEFQFVLCEGCQQESPNLKLLTCLHTLCLGCLNENKPIGQCPVCWTAIPQASGIPDRDNLLFTSLQARLSIYKKIISSGDLSCSRCRKEVAAVWCSECEEFLCLTCFEAHQWFFKKRSHEARKVEDLRAESAHQFLEGTRKSCNLFCSSPGHTNQGHVTSIYCRRCEKPLCCSCALLDSKHSQFYCDIRTEIQRRQEELGTMSRELKQRKSGFEDAYKALRDEVAHLEQVSRETREQIQQRVEQLVRLIRQEEEELLGLVETRREQGRRELAGELRRVEGVLRRMEAGERLVEKMSLYATEQEVMDMQPFIKDSLEELRRLQPTAAGGQVQATRDFAECRGRLQALAERVMGQTGAPKPLKPSQTEGLRNGKENRDIPYLLQPSGMCFPARLPAGPGGASQAVPVVEVALENDLQEEPDQVGSQGIVPTFTISLGEMQASTASPAATQPKWRSRHMERGSQSSPKLLKLECDNEPALSNSSLNQWDGRGGPSTSAPSQNCSSIPATKASRNQADDTEVTSIIICSSEDSEEDTVVFGEPSGLLCSGSSTAHHGSGSASPWGYGPGLSTLVFFNLKVDQKTQQIMQIAAANGDHSFKTVIQTPESVLPLLSQGVPLETAMEQLLWYLHSVPRPILVIYNFWAPELSALFKALDATAKKVDFCHTVGGYLDMLPMIKEKFPKAPSYKLKNLLRKHLRQQLNEGSALATAKALQGLGEALELFSCPDPGPLFTHCNLQSYTVLRTLIQEKLLTKRAAKILARRNLILWELEQA, via the exons ATGTGGCTGCTGACGGCGGGAGGAAGCGGCTGGGTGAGCTGTTCTGCGCGGGCCCTGCGCGGGCACTGCTCCTCCAGCCGCGGGGAGGACCGGTCCTCCACCGCACCTGCAcctcggggggctgcgggggctctCCAGCCCCTCAGGGAACAGGGGCAGCTGTTTTTCCCAGCAACTCCTGCTTCAGCGTGGCCTTGTCACCGTGCCACGGCCCCTCCTCTGCTCCAGGCCTCTCTTTCCGCGCTTGCTGCCCGGGATCTGGcacggccgcggctcccggagcaGCTCCGGCTGCAGGTGCCACAGCGCAGCACCGCGCCTGGAGGACGGGAACCCCTGGACCTCCCTGGGGGTTGGGGCACCCCGCTTAGCAGCACCCACCCTCCACCCAGCCGCGCGCCCCGTCACACCACGTCCCTGCAGGACGCCAGCGCCGAGACCGCGGTGGCACCGCCACGATGTcggcgctgggggggccggggcgagcTGGGGCCACCGAGCCCCCAGAGCCAGGCGGCAGCTCTGCTGGGCTCGGGGCAGCCCTCACCCCCGCCTTATCCGCACACACACCAGCGCCTCAGCGCCCTGCGGACACCCAGCAAAGCCCTGGCCAGTGCGACCAAGAGGGCAGAAGGGGGTGGCACcatccgccccgccccgcgccgcctctcccgcccgcccggccgcagcagccccgggcaccgccgccttccccgcctccccgggcggctgcagagcttcctcccttcagctcctcctcctcctcctcctcctcctcccccctccaggCGCGCTGAAGAAACGAAAGCGAGAGCAGCCAGTGCGAGGGTGACGAGCGGCGCAGGCCCCGCCACCCGCAGCCGCATGCCCGCCACCCCCGAGGCCTCGCTGCCAGCCCCCGCGGCtgccggcgcccccggcccgccccccccggcag GAAGAGACGGACACGGAGCTGCTGCCCCCATGGAAACGAACCACCAGGCGGGACCGTCCGTCCGTCCCCCTCCGTCCTGCCCACAGGTGCTGGAAGATGAATTCCAGTTCGTGCTCTGCGAGGGCTGCCAGCAGGAATCGCCCAACCTCAAGCTCCTCACCTGCCTCCACACCTTGTGCCTCGGCTGCCTCAACGAAAACAAGCCCATCGGCCAGTGCCCCGTGTGCTGGACCGCCATCCCGCAGGCCAGCGGCATCCCCGACCGGGACAACCTGCTGTTCACCAGCCTGCAGGCCAGGCTGAGCATCTACAAGAAGATCATCAGCAGCGGTGACTTGAGCTGCAGCCGGTGCCGGAAGGAGGTGGCGGCGGTCTGGTGCTCCGAGTGCGAGGAGTTTCTCTGCCTCACCTGCTTCGAGGCCCACCAGTGGTTCTTCAAGAAGAGGAGCCATGAGGCCAGGAAGGTGGAGGACCTGAGGGCAGAATCGGCCCACCAGTTCCTGGAAGGCACAAGGAAATCCTGCAACCTCTTTTGCTCCAGTCCTGGCCACACCAACCAGGGCCACGTCACCAG CATCTACTGCCGGAGGTGCGAGAAGCCCCTGTGCTGCTCCTGCGCGCTGCTGGACAGCAAACACTCCCAGTTCTACTGCGACATCCGGACCGAGATCCagcggaggcaggaggagctgggcaccATGAGCCGGGAGCTGAAGCAGAGGAAAAGTGGCTTCGAAGATGCCTACAAGGCCCTGCGGGATGAGGTGGCTCACCTGGAGCAGGTGAGCAGAGAGACCCGGGAGCAGATCCAGCAGCGCGTGGAGCAGCTGGTGCGGCTGATccggcaggaggaagaggagctgctggggctggtggAGACGCGGCGGGAGCAGGGCCGCCGGGAGCTGGCAGGGGAGCTGCGGCGTGTGGAGGGCGTGCTGCGGCGCATGGAGGCCGGCGAGCGGCTGGTGGAGAAGATGAGCCTCTATGCCACGGAGCAGGAGGTGATGGACATGCAGCCCTTCATCAAGGACTCCCTGGAGGAGCTGCGGAGGCTGCAGCCCACGGCGGCCGGGGGCCAAGTGCAGGCCACCAGGGACTTTGCCGAGTGCAGAGGCAGGCTCCAGGCGCTGGCGGAGCGAGTGATGGGGCAGACAG GTGCTCCTAAACCCCTTAAACCATCCCAAACTGAGGGGCTGAGGAATGGGAAGGAGAACAGAGATATCCCTTACTTGCTGCAACCTTCTGGCATGTGTTTCCCAGCTCGGCTGCCAGCAGGGCCAG GTGGTGCTTCCCAGGCTGTCCCTGTGGTTGAGGTGGCCCTTGAGAACGACTTG caAGAGGAGCCAGATCAGGTTGGGAGCCAAGGGATTGTGCCCACCTTCACGATCAGCCTTGGGGAGATGCAGGCGAGCACG GCTTCCCCTGCCGCCACACAGCCCAAGTGGAGGTCCCGCCACATGGAAAGGGGCAGCCAGAGCTCGCCCAAGCTGCTGAAGCTGGAGTGTGACAACGAGCCAGCCCTCAGCAATTCCAGTTTAAACCAGTGGGATGGCAGAGGTGGGCCCAGCACTTCCGCGCCAAGCCAAAACTGCAGCAGCATCCCCGCCACCAAGGCCTCCAGGAACCAAGCTGATGACACAG AAGTTACCAGCATCATCATATGCAGCTCAGAGGATAGTGAGGAAGACACGGTG GTGTTTGGTGAGCCATCCGGCCTCCTGTGCTCAGGGAGCAGCACTGCACACCACGGCTCTGGCTCTGCCAGCCCCTGGGGCTACGGGCCAGGGCTGAGCACCTTGGTGTTCTTCAACCTGAAGGTCGACCAGAAAA ctcagcagatCATGCAGATAGCAGCAGCCAATGGAGACCACAGCTTCAAGACTGTGATCCAGACGCCCGAGTCAGTGCTCCCTCTGCTCTCTCAGGGCGTCCCTTTGGAGACTGCAATGGAGCAGCTCCTCTGGTACCTCCACTCCGTCCCCAGGCCCATCCTCGTCATCTATAACTTTTGGGCACCAGAGCTGTCTGCTCTCTTTAAAGCCCTGGATGCCACGGCCAAGAAAGTGGACTTCTGCCACACTGTGGGTGGTTACTTGGACATGTTGCCCATGATCAAAGAGAAGTTTCCCAAGGCACCTTCGTACAAGCTGAAGAACCTGCTGAGAAAACATCTTCGGCAGCAGCTGAATGAAGGCAGTGCCCTGGCAACAGCAAAGGCGCTGCAGGGTCTGGGGGAAGCCCTGGAGCTGTTTTCCTGCCCGGATCCAGGGCCCTTGTTCACACACTGCAACCTGCAGAGTTACACAGTCCTGCGGACTCTGATACAGGAAAAGCTCCTCACCAAGAGAGCTGCCAAGATCCTGGCCAGGCGCAACCTCATCCTCTGGGAGCTGGAGCAGGCGTAG
- the LOC112992639 gene encoding protein PML-like isoform X2, with the protein MWLLTAGGSGWVSCSARALRGHCSSSRGEDRSSTAPAPRGAAGALQPLREQGQLFFPATPASAWPCHRATAPPLLQASLSALAARDLARPRLPEQLRLQVPQRSTAPGGREPLDLPGGWGTPLSSTHPPPSRAPRHTTSLQDASAETAVAPPRCRRWGGRGELGPPSPQSQAAALLGSGQPSPPPYPHTHQRLSALRTPSKALASATKRAEGGGTIRPAPRRLSRPPGRSSPGHRRLPRLPGRLQSFLPSAPPPPPPPPPPSRRAEETKARAASARVTSGAGPATRSRMPATPEASLPAPAAAGAPGPPPPAGRDGHGAAAPMETNHQAGPSVRPPPSCPQVLEDEFQFVLCEGCQQESPNLKLLTCLHTLCLGCLNENKPIGQCPVCWTAIPQASGIPDRDNLLFTSLQARLSIYKKIISSGDLSCSRCRKEVAAVWCSECEEFLCLTCFEAHQWFFKKRSHEARKVEDLRAESAHQFLEGTRKSCNLFCSSPGHTNQGHVTSIYCRRCEKPLCCSCALLDSKHSQFYCDIRTEIQRRQEELGTMSRELKQRKSGFEDAYKALRDEVAHLEQVSRETREQIQQRVEQLVRLIRQEEEELLGLVETRREQGRRELAGELRRVEGVLRRMEAGERLVEKMSLYATEQEVMDMQPFIKDSLEELRRLQPTAAGGQVQATRDFAECRGRLQALAERVMGQTGGASQAVPVVEVALENDLQEEPDQVGSQGIVPTFTISLGEMQASTASPAATQPKWRSRHMERGSQSSPKLLKLECDNEPALSNSSLNQWDGRGGPSTSAPSQNCSSIPATKASRNQADDTEVTSIIICSSEDSEEDTVVFGEPSGLLCSGSSTAHHGSGSASPWGYGPGLSTLVFFNLKVDQKTQQIMQIAAANGDHSFKTVIQTPESVLPLLSQGVPLETAMEQLLWYLHSVPRPILVIYNFWAPELSALFKALDATAKKVDFCHTVGGYLDMLPMIKEKFPKAPSYKLKNLLRKHLRQQLNEGSALATAKALQGLGEALELFSCPDPGPLFTHCNLQSYTVLRTLIQEKLLTKRAAKILARRNLILWELEQA; encoded by the exons ATGTGGCTGCTGACGGCGGGAGGAAGCGGCTGGGTGAGCTGTTCTGCGCGGGCCCTGCGCGGGCACTGCTCCTCCAGCCGCGGGGAGGACCGGTCCTCCACCGCACCTGCAcctcggggggctgcgggggctctCCAGCCCCTCAGGGAACAGGGGCAGCTGTTTTTCCCAGCAACTCCTGCTTCAGCGTGGCCTTGTCACCGTGCCACGGCCCCTCCTCTGCTCCAGGCCTCTCTTTCCGCGCTTGCTGCCCGGGATCTGGcacggccgcggctcccggagcaGCTCCGGCTGCAGGTGCCACAGCGCAGCACCGCGCCTGGAGGACGGGAACCCCTGGACCTCCCTGGGGGTTGGGGCACCCCGCTTAGCAGCACCCACCCTCCACCCAGCCGCGCGCCCCGTCACACCACGTCCCTGCAGGACGCCAGCGCCGAGACCGCGGTGGCACCGCCACGATGTcggcgctgggggggccggggcgagcTGGGGCCACCGAGCCCCCAGAGCCAGGCGGCAGCTCTGCTGGGCTCGGGGCAGCCCTCACCCCCGCCTTATCCGCACACACACCAGCGCCTCAGCGCCCTGCGGACACCCAGCAAAGCCCTGGCCAGTGCGACCAAGAGGGCAGAAGGGGGTGGCACcatccgccccgccccgcgccgcctctcccgcccgcccggccgcagcagccccgggcaccgccgccttccccgcctccccgggcggctgcagagcttcctcccttcagctcctcctcctcctcctcctcctcctcccccctccaggCGCGCTGAAGAAACGAAAGCGAGAGCAGCCAGTGCGAGGGTGACGAGCGGCGCAGGCCCCGCCACCCGCAGCCGCATGCCCGCCACCCCCGAGGCCTCGCTGCCAGCCCCCGCGGCtgccggcgcccccggcccgccccccccggcag GAAGAGACGGACACGGAGCTGCTGCCCCCATGGAAACGAACCACCAGGCGGGACCGTCCGTCCGTCCCCCTCCGTCCTGCCCACAGGTGCTGGAAGATGAATTCCAGTTCGTGCTCTGCGAGGGCTGCCAGCAGGAATCGCCCAACCTCAAGCTCCTCACCTGCCTCCACACCTTGTGCCTCGGCTGCCTCAACGAAAACAAGCCCATCGGCCAGTGCCCCGTGTGCTGGACCGCCATCCCGCAGGCCAGCGGCATCCCCGACCGGGACAACCTGCTGTTCACCAGCCTGCAGGCCAGGCTGAGCATCTACAAGAAGATCATCAGCAGCGGTGACTTGAGCTGCAGCCGGTGCCGGAAGGAGGTGGCGGCGGTCTGGTGCTCCGAGTGCGAGGAGTTTCTCTGCCTCACCTGCTTCGAGGCCCACCAGTGGTTCTTCAAGAAGAGGAGCCATGAGGCCAGGAAGGTGGAGGACCTGAGGGCAGAATCGGCCCACCAGTTCCTGGAAGGCACAAGGAAATCCTGCAACCTCTTTTGCTCCAGTCCTGGCCACACCAACCAGGGCCACGTCACCAG CATCTACTGCCGGAGGTGCGAGAAGCCCCTGTGCTGCTCCTGCGCGCTGCTGGACAGCAAACACTCCCAGTTCTACTGCGACATCCGGACCGAGATCCagcggaggcaggaggagctgggcaccATGAGCCGGGAGCTGAAGCAGAGGAAAAGTGGCTTCGAAGATGCCTACAAGGCCCTGCGGGATGAGGTGGCTCACCTGGAGCAGGTGAGCAGAGAGACCCGGGAGCAGATCCAGCAGCGCGTGGAGCAGCTGGTGCGGCTGATccggcaggaggaagaggagctgctggggctggtggAGACGCGGCGGGAGCAGGGCCGCCGGGAGCTGGCAGGGGAGCTGCGGCGTGTGGAGGGCGTGCTGCGGCGCATGGAGGCCGGCGAGCGGCTGGTGGAGAAGATGAGCCTCTATGCCACGGAGCAGGAGGTGATGGACATGCAGCCCTTCATCAAGGACTCCCTGGAGGAGCTGCGGAGGCTGCAGCCCACGGCGGCCGGGGGCCAAGTGCAGGCCACCAGGGACTTTGCCGAGTGCAGAGGCAGGCTCCAGGCGCTGGCGGAGCGAGTGATGGGGCAGACAG GTGGTGCTTCCCAGGCTGTCCCTGTGGTTGAGGTGGCCCTTGAGAACGACTTG caAGAGGAGCCAGATCAGGTTGGGAGCCAAGGGATTGTGCCCACCTTCACGATCAGCCTTGGGGAGATGCAGGCGAGCACG GCTTCCCCTGCCGCCACACAGCCCAAGTGGAGGTCCCGCCACATGGAAAGGGGCAGCCAGAGCTCGCCCAAGCTGCTGAAGCTGGAGTGTGACAACGAGCCAGCCCTCAGCAATTCCAGTTTAAACCAGTGGGATGGCAGAGGTGGGCCCAGCACTTCCGCGCCAAGCCAAAACTGCAGCAGCATCCCCGCCACCAAGGCCTCCAGGAACCAAGCTGATGACACAG AAGTTACCAGCATCATCATATGCAGCTCAGAGGATAGTGAGGAAGACACGGTG GTGTTTGGTGAGCCATCCGGCCTCCTGTGCTCAGGGAGCAGCACTGCACACCACGGCTCTGGCTCTGCCAGCCCCTGGGGCTACGGGCCAGGGCTGAGCACCTTGGTGTTCTTCAACCTGAAGGTCGACCAGAAAA ctcagcagatCATGCAGATAGCAGCAGCCAATGGAGACCACAGCTTCAAGACTGTGATCCAGACGCCCGAGTCAGTGCTCCCTCTGCTCTCTCAGGGCGTCCCTTTGGAGACTGCAATGGAGCAGCTCCTCTGGTACCTCCACTCCGTCCCCAGGCCCATCCTCGTCATCTATAACTTTTGGGCACCAGAGCTGTCTGCTCTCTTTAAAGCCCTGGATGCCACGGCCAAGAAAGTGGACTTCTGCCACACTGTGGGTGGTTACTTGGACATGTTGCCCATGATCAAAGAGAAGTTTCCCAAGGCACCTTCGTACAAGCTGAAGAACCTGCTGAGAAAACATCTTCGGCAGCAGCTGAATGAAGGCAGTGCCCTGGCAACAGCAAAGGCGCTGCAGGGTCTGGGGGAAGCCCTGGAGCTGTTTTCCTGCCCGGATCCAGGGCCCTTGTTCACACACTGCAACCTGCAGAGTTACACAGTCCTGCGGACTCTGATACAGGAAAAGCTCCTCACCAAGAGAGCTGCCAAGATCCTGGCCAGGCGCAACCTCATCCTCTGGGAGCTGGAGCAGGCGTAG
- the LOC112992639 gene encoding protein PML-like isoform X3 codes for MPATPEASLPAPAAAGAPGPPPPAGRDGHGAAAPMETNHQAGPSVRPPPSCPQVLEDEFQFVLCEGCQQESPNLKLLTCLHTLCLGCLNENKPIGQCPVCWTAIPQASGIPDRDNLLFTSLQARLSIYKKIISSGDLSCSRCRKEVAAVWCSECEEFLCLTCFEAHQWFFKKRSHEARKVEDLRAESAHQFLEGTRKSCNLFCSSPGHTNQGHVTSIYCRRCEKPLCCSCALLDSKHSQFYCDIRTEIQRRQEELGTMSRELKQRKSGFEDAYKALRDEVAHLEQVSRETREQIQQRVEQLVRLIRQEEEELLGLVETRREQGRRELAGELRRVEGVLRRMEAGERLVEKMSLYATEQEVMDMQPFIKDSLEELRRLQPTAAGGQVQATRDFAECRGRLQALAERVMGQTGAPKPLKPSQTEGLRNGKENRDIPYLLQPSGMCFPARLPAGPGGASQAVPVVEVALENDLQEEPDQVGSQGIVPTFTISLGEMQASTASPAATQPKWRSRHMERGSQSSPKLLKLECDNEPALSNSSLNQWDGRGGPSTSAPSQNCSSIPATKASRNQADDTEVTSIIICSSEDSEEDTVVFGEPSGLLCSGSSTAHHGSGSASPWGYGPGLSTLVFFNLKVDQKTQQIMQIAAANGDHSFKTVIQTPESVLPLLSQGVPLETAMEQLLWYLHSVPRPILVIYNFWAPELSALFKALDATAKKVDFCHTVGGYLDMLPMIKEKFPKAPSYKLKNLLRKHLRQQLNEGSALATAKALQGLGEALELFSCPDPGPLFTHCNLQSYTVLRTLIQEKLLTKRAAKILARRNLILWELEQA; via the exons ATGCCCGCCACCCCCGAGGCCTCGCTGCCAGCCCCCGCGGCtgccggcgcccccggcccgccccccccggcag GAAGAGACGGACACGGAGCTGCTGCCCCCATGGAAACGAACCACCAGGCGGGACCGTCCGTCCGTCCCCCTCCGTCCTGCCCACAGGTGCTGGAAGATGAATTCCAGTTCGTGCTCTGCGAGGGCTGCCAGCAGGAATCGCCCAACCTCAAGCTCCTCACCTGCCTCCACACCTTGTGCCTCGGCTGCCTCAACGAAAACAAGCCCATCGGCCAGTGCCCCGTGTGCTGGACCGCCATCCCGCAGGCCAGCGGCATCCCCGACCGGGACAACCTGCTGTTCACCAGCCTGCAGGCCAGGCTGAGCATCTACAAGAAGATCATCAGCAGCGGTGACTTGAGCTGCAGCCGGTGCCGGAAGGAGGTGGCGGCGGTCTGGTGCTCCGAGTGCGAGGAGTTTCTCTGCCTCACCTGCTTCGAGGCCCACCAGTGGTTCTTCAAGAAGAGGAGCCATGAGGCCAGGAAGGTGGAGGACCTGAGGGCAGAATCGGCCCACCAGTTCCTGGAAGGCACAAGGAAATCCTGCAACCTCTTTTGCTCCAGTCCTGGCCACACCAACCAGGGCCACGTCACCAG CATCTACTGCCGGAGGTGCGAGAAGCCCCTGTGCTGCTCCTGCGCGCTGCTGGACAGCAAACACTCCCAGTTCTACTGCGACATCCGGACCGAGATCCagcggaggcaggaggagctgggcaccATGAGCCGGGAGCTGAAGCAGAGGAAAAGTGGCTTCGAAGATGCCTACAAGGCCCTGCGGGATGAGGTGGCTCACCTGGAGCAGGTGAGCAGAGAGACCCGGGAGCAGATCCAGCAGCGCGTGGAGCAGCTGGTGCGGCTGATccggcaggaggaagaggagctgctggggctggtggAGACGCGGCGGGAGCAGGGCCGCCGGGAGCTGGCAGGGGAGCTGCGGCGTGTGGAGGGCGTGCTGCGGCGCATGGAGGCCGGCGAGCGGCTGGTGGAGAAGATGAGCCTCTATGCCACGGAGCAGGAGGTGATGGACATGCAGCCCTTCATCAAGGACTCCCTGGAGGAGCTGCGGAGGCTGCAGCCCACGGCGGCCGGGGGCCAAGTGCAGGCCACCAGGGACTTTGCCGAGTGCAGAGGCAGGCTCCAGGCGCTGGCGGAGCGAGTGATGGGGCAGACAG GTGCTCCTAAACCCCTTAAACCATCCCAAACTGAGGGGCTGAGGAATGGGAAGGAGAACAGAGATATCCCTTACTTGCTGCAACCTTCTGGCATGTGTTTCCCAGCTCGGCTGCCAGCAGGGCCAG GTGGTGCTTCCCAGGCTGTCCCTGTGGTTGAGGTGGCCCTTGAGAACGACTTG caAGAGGAGCCAGATCAGGTTGGGAGCCAAGGGATTGTGCCCACCTTCACGATCAGCCTTGGGGAGATGCAGGCGAGCACG GCTTCCCCTGCCGCCACACAGCCCAAGTGGAGGTCCCGCCACATGGAAAGGGGCAGCCAGAGCTCGCCCAAGCTGCTGAAGCTGGAGTGTGACAACGAGCCAGCCCTCAGCAATTCCAGTTTAAACCAGTGGGATGGCAGAGGTGGGCCCAGCACTTCCGCGCCAAGCCAAAACTGCAGCAGCATCCCCGCCACCAAGGCCTCCAGGAACCAAGCTGATGACACAG AAGTTACCAGCATCATCATATGCAGCTCAGAGGATAGTGAGGAAGACACGGTG GTGTTTGGTGAGCCATCCGGCCTCCTGTGCTCAGGGAGCAGCACTGCACACCACGGCTCTGGCTCTGCCAGCCCCTGGGGCTACGGGCCAGGGCTGAGCACCTTGGTGTTCTTCAACCTGAAGGTCGACCAGAAAA ctcagcagatCATGCAGATAGCAGCAGCCAATGGAGACCACAGCTTCAAGACTGTGATCCAGACGCCCGAGTCAGTGCTCCCTCTGCTCTCTCAGGGCGTCCCTTTGGAGACTGCAATGGAGCAGCTCCTCTGGTACCTCCACTCCGTCCCCAGGCCCATCCTCGTCATCTATAACTTTTGGGCACCAGAGCTGTCTGCTCTCTTTAAAGCCCTGGATGCCACGGCCAAGAAAGTGGACTTCTGCCACACTGTGGGTGGTTACTTGGACATGTTGCCCATGATCAAAGAGAAGTTTCCCAAGGCACCTTCGTACAAGCTGAAGAACCTGCTGAGAAAACATCTTCGGCAGCAGCTGAATGAAGGCAGTGCCCTGGCAACAGCAAAGGCGCTGCAGGGTCTGGGGGAAGCCCTGGAGCTGTTTTCCTGCCCGGATCCAGGGCCCTTGTTCACACACTGCAACCTGCAGAGTTACACAGTCCTGCGGACTCTGATACAGGAAAAGCTCCTCACCAAGAGAGCTGCCAAGATCCTGGCCAGGCGCAACCTCATCCTCTGGGAGCTGGAGCAGGCGTAG